A single genomic interval of Caballeronia sp. NK8 harbors:
- the catC gene encoding muconolactone Delta-isomerase codes for MLYLVRMDVHLPHDMPAAKADEIKAREKEYSQELQRQGKWQQLHRIVGEYANYSVFDVDSHDELHTLLSALPLFPYMTMQVTALARHPSSIR; via the coding sequence ATGCTTTATCTCGTACGAATGGACGTGCATCTGCCGCACGACATGCCCGCCGCGAAGGCCGATGAAATCAAGGCCCGCGAGAAGGAATACTCGCAGGAGCTGCAACGGCAGGGCAAATGGCAGCAGTTGCATCGCATCGTGGGCGAGTACGCGAACTACAGCGTCTTCGACGTCGATTCGCATGACGAACTGCATACCCTGCTCTCGGCGCTGCCGCTGTTCCCGTACATGACGATGCAGGTGACCGCGCTCGCGCGCCATCCGTCGTCGATCCGCTGA